One stretch of Tribolium castaneum strain GA2 chromosome 5, icTriCast1.1, whole genome shotgun sequence DNA includes these proteins:
- the Axud1 gene encoding cysteine/serine-rich nuclear protein 1 isoform X2, with amino-acid sequence MSTVETADAKESDTVEPTQEDSERMGSSESLPKPDDAGTSPNPVSLLSEEISNIVEPVKIFVETTPSSTNCKDDFTEPQSNEAIETELLTANDGEDSATESLPPTEELTEEPHDRSDGSDSGLGSELNEERPEAMATAANLGESDSETSFLDRLNGTQSSANNFEDFNQKEQDFTLPSTSKDDDGKQSSNTIEEIRDILDSAQPKKSSLKRKLMAEEDGQPKCKKKRGISFDSVTVFYFPRAQGFTCIPSQGGSTLGMGAQHSYVRKFTIGEHANEQRRIHRQLLQQLRSERHSTGGNGGASSSDESDSEEEPSDASESEMDLDNYYFLQPVSIRQRRALLRASGVRKIDSLEKDECRDIRTSREFCGCGCKGYCDPDTCSCSQAGIKCQVDRLNFPCGCSRDSCGNSSGRIEFNPVRVRTHFIHTLMRLELEKKQEKEEEIKAEKKDTNWMENERLNVDYPKPDAQSKNGAKYKLRDGGDVESCVHDGSFTNLHYGAPGEGPGHNPPGFGELPAREDSLDLYTFREDWYGDDATRDGPVAERNKQQHVPHQPFPPSSQGFHFPDPRFSDVGFPASASPYPPPSNQYTQPYQSNFADFSPVFNPYGGGIYSPEFGAKPLEGNFQQNANGYEQFANENFSADAKENQYTSLNPVGANNKIESFSDLLHGRYNYPGYEDTNNFNCLNPSDVPASNNPERDQKCDNATNGNTNSDDCDDNFGEIIKKSMVETTSA; translated from the coding sequence ATGTCTACTGTGGAAACAGCGGATGCGAAAGAAAGTGATACCGTTGAGCCAACCCAGGAAGATTCGGAGAGAATGGGCTCTAGCGAGTCGCTGCCCAAGCCTGACGATGCTGGGACGAGCCCGAACCCCGTTAGTTTGTTAAGCGAAGAAATTTCGAACATTGTTGaacctgttaaaatttttgttgaaacaacGCCTTCGAGTACAAATTGCAAAGATGATTTCACGGAGCCACAATCAAACGAAGCAATCGAGACGGAACTGTTGACTGCTAACGACGGCGAAGACTCCGCGACGGAGAGTCTGCCCCCGACTGAGGAACTGACGGAAGAACCCCACGATCGGTCCGATGGATCCGACTCGGGCCTAGGCTCAGAGCTGAACGAAGAACGGCCTGAAGCCATGGCCACGGCTGCTAATTTAGGCGAGAGCGACAGCGAGACCTCGTTCTTAGACAGACTTAACGGAACGCAAAGTTCTGCTAATAATTTCGAAGACTTCAACCAGAAAGAGCAAGACTTTACTTTGCCCTCCACGTCGAAGGACGATGACGGCAAGCAAAGTAGCAACACTATCGAGGAGATTCGCGATATTTTGGACAGTGCCCAGCCGAAGAAGAGTAGTCTCAAGCGTAAGTTGATGGCGGAGGAGGATGGGCAGCCGAAATGTAAGAAAAAACGGGGAATTTCGTTCGATAGTGTGACCGTGTTTTATTTTCCTCGAGCGCAAGGTTTCACTTGTATTCCTTCGCAAGGAGGCTCCACTTTGGGTATGGGTGCCCAGCATTCGTACGTACGGAAATTTACGATAGGGGAGCACGCCAACGAACAACGCAGAATACATCGACAACTTCTACAGCAGCTAAGATCTGAGAGACATTCGACTGGGGGTAACGGAGGGGCGTCTTCGAGTGATGAGAGTGACAGCGAGGAGGAACCTAGTGATGCATCCGAGTCGGAAATGGATTTGGACAATTATTACTTTCTGCAACCCGTGTCTATCAGACAAAGACGGGCCCTTTTGCGGGCATCTGGTGTTCGAAAAATAGACTCTCTGGAAAAAGACGAGTGCCGTGATATTAGGACTTCGCGAGAATTCTGTGGTTGTGGCTGTAAAGGATACTGTGATCCAGATACTTGTTCGTGCAGTCAGGCTGGCATCAAATGCCAAGTTGACCGTTTAAACTTTCCTTGTGGCTGTTCTCGAGATAGCTGCGGAAATTCCAGCGGCCGAATCGAATTCAACCCGGTCAGAGTCCGCACGCACTTCATCCACACCCTCATGCGCCTCGAGCTCGAGAAAAAGCAAGAGAAGGAGGAGGAAATCAAAGCGGAGAAGAAGGACACCAATTGGATGGAAAACGAAAGGCTGAACGTAGACTACCCGAAACCGGACGCTCAATCAAAAAACGGCGCCAAGTACAAGTTGCGGGACGGCGGAGACGTGGAGAGCTGCGTCCACGACGGCAGCTTCACCAACCTGCATTACGGGGCCCCAGGGGAAGGCCCCGGCCATAACCCCCCCGGCTTCGGCGAGCTGCCGGCCCGGGAGGACTCCCTCGACTTGTACACGTTCCGGGAAGACTGGTACGGGGACGACGCCACTCGGGACGGTCCCGTGGCCGAAAGAAACAAGCAGCAGCACGTCCCCCACCAGCCCTTTCCGCCGTCGTCGCAAGGGTTCCATTTCCCCGACCCCCGGTTTTCTGATGTCGGTTTCCCAGCCAGTGCTTCCCCCTACCCTCCGCCATCCAATCAATACACGCAGCCGTACCAGTCCAACTTCGCCGACTTCTCCCCCGTCTTCAATCCGTACGGAGGGGGAATTTACAGCCCCGAGTTTGGAGCGAAACCCCTGGAAGGAAATTTCCAGCAAAATGCGAACGGCTACGAGCAGTTCGCTAACGAGAATTTTTCCGCCGACGCCAAGGAGAACCAATACACTAGCTTAAATCCAGTCGGGGCCAACAATAAAATCGAATCTTTCTCAGATTTACTACACGGACGGTACAATTATCCTGGATACGAGGACACGAACAATTTTAACTGTTTGAATCCGTCTGATGTTCCCGCCAGTAATAATCCCGAGAGGGACCAAAAGTGCGACAACGCGACCAATGGCAATACCAATTCCGACGACTGTGACGACAATTTCGGAGAGATTATTAAGAAGTCGATGGTAGAAACGACCTCTGCTTAA
- the Axud1 gene encoding uncharacterized protein Axud1 isoform X1 produces the protein MDGKDKLSQCSECPQLSMSTVETADAKESDTVEPTQEDSERMGSSESLPKPDDAGTSPNPVSLLSEEISNIVEPVKIFVETTPSSTNCKDDFTEPQSNEAIETELLTANDGEDSATESLPPTEELTEEPHDRSDGSDSGLGSELNEERPEAMATAANLGESDSETSFLDRLNGTQSSANNFEDFNQKEQDFTLPSTSKDDDGKQSSNTIEEIRDILDSAQPKKSSLKRKLMAEEDGQPKCKKKRGISFDSVTVFYFPRAQGFTCIPSQGGSTLGMGAQHSYVRKFTIGEHANEQRRIHRQLLQQLRSERHSTGGNGGASSSDESDSEEEPSDASESEMDLDNYYFLQPVSIRQRRALLRASGVRKIDSLEKDECRDIRTSREFCGCGCKGYCDPDTCSCSQAGIKCQVDRLNFPCGCSRDSCGNSSGRIEFNPVRVRTHFIHTLMRLELEKKQEKEEEIKAEKKDTNWMENERLNVDYPKPDAQSKNGAKYKLRDGGDVESCVHDGSFTNLHYGAPGEGPGHNPPGFGELPAREDSLDLYTFREDWYGDDATRDGPVAERNKQQHVPHQPFPPSSQGFHFPDPRFSDVGFPASASPYPPPSNQYTQPYQSNFADFSPVFNPYGGGIYSPEFGAKPLEGNFQQNANGYEQFANENFSADAKENQYTSLNPVGANNKIESFSDLLHGRYNYPGYEDTNNFNCLNPSDVPASNNPERDQKCDNATNGNTNSDDCDDNFGEIIKKSMVETTSA, from the coding sequence TTAAGTATGTCTACTGTGGAAACAGCGGATGCGAAAGAAAGTGATACCGTTGAGCCAACCCAGGAAGATTCGGAGAGAATGGGCTCTAGCGAGTCGCTGCCCAAGCCTGACGATGCTGGGACGAGCCCGAACCCCGTTAGTTTGTTAAGCGAAGAAATTTCGAACATTGTTGaacctgttaaaatttttgttgaaacaacGCCTTCGAGTACAAATTGCAAAGATGATTTCACGGAGCCACAATCAAACGAAGCAATCGAGACGGAACTGTTGACTGCTAACGACGGCGAAGACTCCGCGACGGAGAGTCTGCCCCCGACTGAGGAACTGACGGAAGAACCCCACGATCGGTCCGATGGATCCGACTCGGGCCTAGGCTCAGAGCTGAACGAAGAACGGCCTGAAGCCATGGCCACGGCTGCTAATTTAGGCGAGAGCGACAGCGAGACCTCGTTCTTAGACAGACTTAACGGAACGCAAAGTTCTGCTAATAATTTCGAAGACTTCAACCAGAAAGAGCAAGACTTTACTTTGCCCTCCACGTCGAAGGACGATGACGGCAAGCAAAGTAGCAACACTATCGAGGAGATTCGCGATATTTTGGACAGTGCCCAGCCGAAGAAGAGTAGTCTCAAGCGTAAGTTGATGGCGGAGGAGGATGGGCAGCCGAAATGTAAGAAAAAACGGGGAATTTCGTTCGATAGTGTGACCGTGTTTTATTTTCCTCGAGCGCAAGGTTTCACTTGTATTCCTTCGCAAGGAGGCTCCACTTTGGGTATGGGTGCCCAGCATTCGTACGTACGGAAATTTACGATAGGGGAGCACGCCAACGAACAACGCAGAATACATCGACAACTTCTACAGCAGCTAAGATCTGAGAGACATTCGACTGGGGGTAACGGAGGGGCGTCTTCGAGTGATGAGAGTGACAGCGAGGAGGAACCTAGTGATGCATCCGAGTCGGAAATGGATTTGGACAATTATTACTTTCTGCAACCCGTGTCTATCAGACAAAGACGGGCCCTTTTGCGGGCATCTGGTGTTCGAAAAATAGACTCTCTGGAAAAAGACGAGTGCCGTGATATTAGGACTTCGCGAGAATTCTGTGGTTGTGGCTGTAAAGGATACTGTGATCCAGATACTTGTTCGTGCAGTCAGGCTGGCATCAAATGCCAAGTTGACCGTTTAAACTTTCCTTGTGGCTGTTCTCGAGATAGCTGCGGAAATTCCAGCGGCCGAATCGAATTCAACCCGGTCAGAGTCCGCACGCACTTCATCCACACCCTCATGCGCCTCGAGCTCGAGAAAAAGCAAGAGAAGGAGGAGGAAATCAAAGCGGAGAAGAAGGACACCAATTGGATGGAAAACGAAAGGCTGAACGTAGACTACCCGAAACCGGACGCTCAATCAAAAAACGGCGCCAAGTACAAGTTGCGGGACGGCGGAGACGTGGAGAGCTGCGTCCACGACGGCAGCTTCACCAACCTGCATTACGGGGCCCCAGGGGAAGGCCCCGGCCATAACCCCCCCGGCTTCGGCGAGCTGCCGGCCCGGGAGGACTCCCTCGACTTGTACACGTTCCGGGAAGACTGGTACGGGGACGACGCCACTCGGGACGGTCCCGTGGCCGAAAGAAACAAGCAGCAGCACGTCCCCCACCAGCCCTTTCCGCCGTCGTCGCAAGGGTTCCATTTCCCCGACCCCCGGTTTTCTGATGTCGGTTTCCCAGCCAGTGCTTCCCCCTACCCTCCGCCATCCAATCAATACACGCAGCCGTACCAGTCCAACTTCGCCGACTTCTCCCCCGTCTTCAATCCGTACGGAGGGGGAATTTACAGCCCCGAGTTTGGAGCGAAACCCCTGGAAGGAAATTTCCAGCAAAATGCGAACGGCTACGAGCAGTTCGCTAACGAGAATTTTTCCGCCGACGCCAAGGAGAACCAATACACTAGCTTAAATCCAGTCGGGGCCAACAATAAAATCGAATCTTTCTCAGATTTACTACACGGACGGTACAATTATCCTGGATACGAGGACACGAACAATTTTAACTGTTTGAATCCGTCTGATGTTCCCGCCAGTAATAATCCCGAGAGGGACCAAAAGTGCGACAACGCGACCAATGGCAATACCAATTCCGACGACTGTGACGACAATTTCGGAGAGATTATTAAGAAGTCGATGGTAGAAACGACCTCTGCTTAA